From the genome of Geoglobus ahangari, one region includes:
- the moaA gene encoding GTP 3',8-cyclase MoaA has product MLVDAFGRRVTNLRISVTSRCNLNCFYCHQEGYSSDKELTPDEISEIAGAFKSLGIRKVKITGGEPLIRKDIVEIVEKLPEFDEVSMTTNGALLPRYAHELSEAGLDRVNVSLDTLDEEKYRIMTRGGRIERVIDGIHEAVNAGLTPVKINMVLISGFNLEEVDRMVEFVRKFNGKVILQLIELVSLNYNGEGHFDVYELARKFEENAKEVRVRSMQRRKQYVFEDYAVELVKPVDNSEFCSACNRIRVTADGKIKPCLMRNDNLIDIRGLRGESLINAIKKAVMLREPYYRG; this is encoded by the coding sequence ATGCTCGTTGATGCTTTCGGAAGGAGAGTGACCAACCTCAGGATCTCCGTTACCTCGAGGTGCAATCTGAACTGCTTTTACTGTCATCAGGAGGGCTACTCATCTGACAAGGAGCTCACGCCCGACGAGATCTCCGAAATTGCCGGAGCTTTCAAGAGCCTCGGCATAAGGAAGGTGAAGATCACTGGCGGAGAGCCGCTCATCAGGAAGGACATAGTTGAGATAGTTGAGAAGCTGCCGGAGTTCGATGAGGTGTCAATGACAACGAACGGCGCCCTGCTGCCCAGATACGCTCACGAGCTGAGCGAAGCAGGTCTCGACAGGGTGAACGTCAGCCTCGACACGCTTGACGAGGAGAAGTACAGGATAATGACGAGAGGGGGGAGAATTGAGAGGGTTATAGACGGGATTCACGAGGCCGTCAATGCTGGCCTAACTCCCGTTAAGATCAACATGGTGCTCATCTCGGGCTTCAATCTGGAAGAAGTGGACAGGATGGTGGAGTTCGTTAGGAAGTTCAATGGAAAGGTGATACTCCAGCTCATAGAGCTCGTGAGCCTGAACTACAATGGAGAGGGACACTTCGACGTTTACGAGCTCGCGAGGAAGTTCGAGGAGAACGCCAAGGAGGTCAGGGTCAGGAGCATGCAGAGGAGGAAACAGTACGTCTTCGAGGACTATGCGGTTGAGCTGGTGAAGCCCGTGGACAACTCGGAGTTCTGCTCCGCATGCAATAGGATCAGGGTGACAGCGGATGGGAAGATAAAGCCGTGTCTGATGAGGAACGACAACCTCATAGACATCCGCGGGCTGAGGGGGGAAAGCTTAATAAACGCCATAAAGAAGGCTGTAATGCTCAGAGAGCCTTATTACAGGGGGTGA
- the mobA gene encoding molybdenum cofactor guanylyltransferase, which produces MNLAILVGGRGRRLGGIEKSQLRLCGRKVIDILTEEFSSWNVVVVCRDQEQKGLFEGVECVVDRVENFGPLAGIYSALEFFGDRVAVVATDMPFLREEVVGELFRSSEKINASVLMPYWRDGRFEPLASVYSPELMPEIEKSFERNERKILAPVFRAERVFLYDVECLRKIDKNLISFFNINTAEDLKRAEELCSLMLSEGE; this is translated from the coding sequence GTGAACCTTGCAATTCTGGTTGGAGGGAGGGGCAGGAGGCTTGGAGGGATCGAAAAGTCCCAGCTCAGGCTGTGCGGGAGGAAGGTGATTGACATCCTCACCGAGGAGTTCTCCTCATGGAATGTGGTGGTCGTGTGCAGGGATCAGGAGCAGAAGGGGCTTTTTGAGGGTGTCGAGTGCGTGGTAGACAGGGTGGAGAACTTCGGCCCCCTCGCCGGGATATACTCAGCGCTGGAGTTCTTCGGTGACAGGGTTGCGGTTGTTGCGACCGACATGCCCTTTCTGAGGGAGGAGGTTGTGGGAGAGCTCTTTCGCAGCTCTGAAAAAATAAATGCGTCCGTCCTCATGCCCTACTGGAGGGACGGGAGGTTTGAACCCCTCGCATCCGTTTACTCTCCAGAATTGATGCCCGAGATAGAGAAAAGCTTCGAAAGGAACGAGAGAAAGATCCTCGCCCCGGTCTTCAGAGCGGAGAGGGTCTTTCTCTACGATGTCGAGTGCCTCAGGAAAATTGATAAAAACCTGATCTCATTCTTCAACATAAACACGGCCGAAGACCTCAAGAGGGCTGAGGAGTTATGCTCGTTGATGCTTTCGGAAGGAGAGTGA
- the mfnA gene encoding tyrosine decarboxylase MfnA, which translates to MDIIDELRIYRERDIPYSRVLSSMCTTPHPVALEAHRMFVETNLGDPGIFVGTTELERKVIEMLGSLLNHPKAAGYISSGGTEANIQGIRAARNLKRVKNPNIVIPKSAHFSFEKIGDILGVEIRRAALDESYRVDTAEVERMVDENTVAIVGIAGTTELGQVDDIEELGRIARDMNVFLHVDAAFGGLVLPFMDERIPFDFGVEGVSSITVDPHKMGMATIPAGGILFRGEEFLRALEVETPYLTSKYQYTLTGTRPGTGVASTYAVLKHLGFEGMKEIVERCLRNTRILVEEMEGIGFEPVIRPIMNVVSFHAENAEKIKDELYRRRWVISTIRVPKAVRMVIMPHVTEEIIKEFISELRQVVRVV; encoded by the coding sequence ATGGACATCATCGATGAGCTCAGGATCTACAGGGAGAGGGATATCCCCTACTCCAGAGTTCTGAGTTCCATGTGCACCACTCCCCACCCAGTCGCGCTCGAGGCTCACAGAATGTTCGTGGAGACGAATCTGGGCGACCCCGGGATATTCGTGGGAACGACCGAGCTTGAAAGGAAGGTAATCGAGATGCTTGGAAGCCTGCTCAACCACCCGAAGGCGGCAGGCTACATCTCCTCAGGTGGCACCGAGGCCAACATTCAGGGAATAAGGGCCGCGAGGAACCTGAAGAGGGTAAAGAACCCGAACATTGTGATTCCCAAGTCAGCACACTTCTCATTCGAGAAGATCGGCGACATCCTTGGCGTGGAGATAAGGAGGGCAGCGCTGGACGAGAGCTACAGGGTGGACACCGCAGAGGTCGAGAGGATGGTGGATGAGAACACGGTGGCGATAGTGGGCATAGCCGGCACAACTGAGCTCGGGCAGGTTGACGACATAGAGGAGCTGGGGAGGATCGCGAGGGACATGAACGTGTTCCTGCATGTAGATGCGGCATTCGGCGGACTTGTCCTCCCGTTCATGGACGAAAGAATCCCCTTCGATTTTGGTGTCGAGGGCGTGAGCTCGATAACGGTCGACCCCCACAAGATGGGCATGGCCACCATCCCTGCTGGCGGGATACTGTTCAGGGGCGAGGAGTTCCTCAGAGCTCTTGAGGTCGAGACCCCCTACCTGACCTCAAAGTACCAGTACACCCTCACGGGCACGAGGCCCGGGACGGGGGTGGCGTCAACATACGCGGTTCTGAAGCATCTGGGATTTGAGGGAATGAAGGAGATCGTTGAGAGGTGTCTGAGGAACACGAGAATTCTTGTGGAGGAGATGGAGGGCATCGGCTTCGAGCCAGTAATCAGACCGATCATGAACGTCGTCTCGTTCCACGCGGAGAATGCGGAGAAGATAAAGGACGAGCTCTACAGGAGGAGGTGGGTGATCTCGACTATAAGGGTGCCCAAGGCCGTCAGGATGGTCATAATGCCCCACGTGACAGAGGAGATAATCAAGGAGTTCATATCGGAGCTCAGGCAGGTCGTGAGGGTTGTTTAG
- a CDS encoding flavodoxin family protein — MIVGVSGSPRKGATHHVLSLALKMLEERGFEIAIFSAHDSRIELCRHCDFCRKSKRCVHEDDMIKLYELLEASKGVILATPVHNGGVSAHMKAMLERTRALLFRNPEALAGKPGMGIAVGGDRNGGQDLALLEINAFFTMNRMIPVSGGSFGANLGAAFWSRDTLEGVRNDGEGMRSLEMTVKRFAEWVEKSERIRKSF, encoded by the coding sequence ATGATAGTGGGAGTGTCGGGAAGCCCGAGGAAGGGAGCAACACACCACGTTCTCTCACTCGCGCTGAAAATGCTTGAGGAGCGCGGGTTTGAAATCGCAATCTTCTCAGCCCACGATAGTAGGATAGAGCTCTGCAGGCACTGCGACTTCTGCAGAAAATCGAAGAGGTGCGTGCATGAGGACGACATGATAAAGCTCTACGAGCTGCTCGAGGCTTCGAAGGGCGTGATCCTCGCCACCCCAGTTCACAACGGTGGTGTGTCTGCTCACATGAAGGCGATGCTTGAAAGAACGAGGGCGCTGCTGTTCAGAAACCCTGAGGCACTCGCGGGAAAGCCGGGAATGGGGATTGCCGTTGGTGGAGACAGGAACGGAGGTCAGGATCTGGCTCTGCTCGAGATAAACGCGTTCTTCACAATGAACCGCATGATTCCTGTGAGTGGCGGGAGCTTTGGAGCAAATCTTGGAGCGGCGTTCTGGAGCAGAGACACCCTTGAGGGTGTGAGGAATGACGGGGAGGGAATGAGGAGCCTCGAAATGACGGTGAAGAGGTTCGCGGAATGGGTTGAGAAATCAGAAAGGATCAGAAAATCATTCTGA
- a CDS encoding amino acid ABC transporter ATP-binding protein, producing MLLRVENLHKKFGDLHVLKGVNLEVEKGEVVVIIGPSGSGKSTLLRCINRLEEPTSGRIFLDDEEITSDRVDINRIRQRIGMVFQQFNLFPHLTAIENVTLAPIKVKGMDREEAYRIGMKLLEKVGLKDKANYYPHQLSGGQQQRVAIARALAMNPEVMLFDEVTSALDPELVKEVLEVMRGLAREGMTMLVVTHEMGFAREVGDRVIFMDHGVIVEEGTPEEIFSNPKEERTRRFLRMIF from the coding sequence ATGCTGTTAAGAGTTGAGAACCTCCACAAGAAGTTTGGCGACCTGCATGTGCTCAAGGGCGTGAACCTCGAGGTGGAGAAGGGGGAGGTCGTGGTCATAATCGGCCCGTCTGGCAGCGGGAAGAGCACCCTGCTGAGGTGCATAAACAGGCTCGAGGAGCCAACATCCGGCAGAATCTTTCTGGATGACGAGGAGATCACCTCTGATAGGGTGGACATAAACAGGATACGGCAGAGGATAGGGATGGTCTTTCAGCAGTTCAACCTCTTTCCACACCTCACCGCCATAGAGAACGTGACCCTCGCGCCGATAAAGGTCAAGGGGATGGATAGGGAGGAGGCTTACAGGATCGGCATGAAGCTTCTGGAGAAGGTTGGGTTGAAGGACAAGGCCAACTACTATCCCCACCAGCTCTCTGGAGGACAGCAGCAGAGAGTTGCGATAGCAAGGGCTCTGGCCATGAATCCAGAGGTGATGCTGTTCGACGAGGTCACCTCAGCTCTCGATCCTGAGCTCGTGAAGGAGGTGCTCGAGGTCATGAGGGGGCTCGCGAGGGAGGGCATGACGATGCTGGTCGTGACGCACGAGATGGGCTTCGCGAGGGAGGTCGGAGACAGGGTCATCTTCATGGATCACGGGGTAATAGTGGAGGAGGGGACTCCGGAGGAGATTTTCTCAAACCCGAAGGAGGAGAGGACAAGGCGCTTTCTCAGAATGATTTTCTGA
- a CDS encoding amino acid ABC transporter permease — protein MVGINQFDPELFINILPDLAFGAFMTLKLTTISTFFGLIIGSIAGLARVSHNPVFHYLSTFYVEVIRGTPLLVQILIVYFGLPAIGVNLSPEPAGIIALSINSGAYIAEIVRAGIESVPHGQMEAARSLGMTYLQAMRYVIFPQAFRNIMPALGNEFIALLKDSSLLSVISIVELTRVGRQIVSATFNAWTPFIGVALFYLMMTIPLSRLVNYYQRRIGKYAVKS, from the coding sequence ATGGTAGGGATAAACCAGTTCGATCCCGAGCTGTTCATAAACATCCTTCCCGACCTTGCCTTCGGGGCATTCATGACCCTCAAGCTCACCACGATCTCAACGTTCTTCGGCCTGATAATTGGCTCCATTGCCGGTTTGGCCAGAGTATCCCACAATCCCGTTTTCCACTACCTCTCAACGTTTTACGTGGAGGTCATAAGAGGAACTCCTCTCCTCGTCCAGATCCTAATCGTCTACTTCGGCCTTCCGGCCATCGGGGTGAACCTCTCCCCCGAGCCTGCGGGCATAATCGCTCTCAGCATAAACAGCGGAGCTTACATCGCCGAAATTGTTAGAGCGGGGATAGAGTCAGTGCCCCACGGCCAGATGGAGGCAGCGAGATCCCTTGGAATGACCTACCTTCAGGCCATGAGGTACGTGATCTTCCCGCAGGCGTTCAGGAACATAATGCCCGCCTTGGGCAACGAGTTCATAGCCCTGCTGAAGGACTCCTCGCTGCTGTCGGTGATCTCAATAGTCGAGCTCACGAGGGTTGGCAGGCAGATAGTCTCGGCCACATTCAACGCATGGACTCCCTTCATCGGCGTGGCACTGTTCTACCTGATGATGACAATCCCGCTGAGCAGGCTGGTCAACTACTACCAGAGGAGGATTGGTAAGTATGCTGTTAAGAGTTGA
- a CDS encoding basic amino acid ABC transporter substrate-binding protein, with product MLIVLLILGVMLAGCAQQEEKAATPTPTPEKAAEQKVELKLVNPGKLTVGSDVAYPPFEYTNQTTGEYEGFDIDLAKELAKRLGLELEVVNTAWDGIIPGLLAHKYDVIISAMTITEERAKQVSFSDPYFEAKQVILAKKGSGIKGVEDLAGKKVGVQLGTTGDFAAQKLIENGIEFELIKYEDTPSALMAIEKGDIDAAIIDNFVAYLAQKNNPDVFEVIEDKTFEPEYYGIAVNKDNPALLEAINKALKEMKEDGTYDKIYKKWFGE from the coding sequence GTGCTTATTGTATTGCTGATTCTTGGAGTGATGCTCGCCGGATGCGCGCAGCAGGAGGAGAAGGCCGCAACACCAACGCCCACGCCTGAAAAAGCGGCCGAACAGAAGGTCGAGCTGAAGCTTGTAAACCCCGGAAAGCTGACTGTGGGCAGCGACGTTGCGTATCCCCCGTTTGAGTACACCAACCAGACGACGGGTGAGTACGAGGGCTTCGACATAGACCTTGCTAAGGAGCTTGCGAAGAGGCTCGGTTTGGAGCTTGAGGTTGTGAACACCGCATGGGATGGAATAATTCCGGGTCTGCTGGCCCACAAGTACGACGTGATAATCTCAGCCATGACGATAACCGAGGAGAGGGCGAAGCAGGTCTCGTTCAGCGACCCCTACTTCGAGGCCAAGCAGGTCATCCTCGCCAAGAAGGGCTCGGGAATTAAGGGCGTGGAGGATCTGGCAGGCAAGAAGGTTGGAGTGCAGCTCGGCACGACGGGAGACTTTGCAGCCCAGAAGCTCATCGAGAACGGCATAGAGTTCGAGCTGATCAAGTACGAGGACACCCCCTCAGCACTGATGGCAATCGAGAAGGGAGACATAGACGCGGCGATAATTGACAACTTCGTTGCATATCTTGCCCAAAAGAACAACCCTGATGTCTTCGAGGTGATCGAGGACAAGACCTTCGAGCCCGAGTACTACGGAATTGCCGTGAACAAGGACAATCCAGCACTCCTCGAGGCCATAAACAAGGCCCTGAAGGAGATGAAGGAGGACGGAACCTACGACAAGATCTACAAGAAGTGGTTCGGGGAGTAA
- the ribA gene encoding GTP cyclohydrolase II: MGAVIHNGKRAVVCFPAESVESKEINLLMKNCDRIILAMPWKEIVSLNLNRFRFYNGRYIPIDFSENGSAGKKAEFIRRLVRKEVKSGEVVYPGNIFVEEAKEGGVLERPFFGEAAMDFAKLSNHERFAVYGFLMNENGEYADIEFAERFAKENGLAFLSIQEIISRRLKEEKLVRRVVEATLPTKFYGTFRAVGYETPLGEIVALVRGEDLHDVPVRIHSECLTGDIFHSLRCDCGEQLEKALKKIDRENKGVLIYMRGHEGRGIGLLNKLMAYRLQEEGKDTVEANLELGFPSDMRSYGIAAQILLDLGVRRVRLMTNNPEKIEELRAYGFEVVREPIEVEPSRENFIYLKTKKEKMGHMICIND, encoded by the coding sequence ATGGGCGCAGTGATCCACAACGGCAAGAGAGCAGTGGTGTGCTTCCCCGCCGAGTCCGTTGAATCGAAGGAGATCAACCTCCTGATGAAGAACTGCGACAGGATAATTCTCGCAATGCCCTGGAAGGAGATCGTCTCCCTCAACCTTAACAGGTTCAGGTTCTACAACGGGAGGTACATCCCGATAGACTTCTCAGAGAACGGAAGCGCCGGAAAGAAGGCGGAGTTCATAAGGAGGCTCGTCAGAAAGGAGGTCAAAAGCGGAGAGGTCGTTTACCCCGGCAACATCTTCGTCGAGGAGGCGAAGGAGGGTGGTGTGCTCGAGAGGCCGTTTTTTGGAGAGGCTGCGATGGACTTTGCCAAGCTCAGCAACCACGAGCGCTTCGCAGTCTACGGCTTTCTGATGAACGAGAATGGTGAGTACGCTGACATAGAGTTCGCCGAGAGATTCGCCAAGGAGAACGGACTCGCGTTCCTCTCAATTCAGGAGATCATCTCAAGAAGGCTGAAGGAGGAGAAGCTCGTAAGGAGGGTTGTTGAGGCGACGCTGCCGACAAAGTTCTACGGCACCTTCAGGGCTGTTGGCTATGAAACGCCTCTTGGAGAGATAGTCGCGCTTGTGAGAGGAGAGGATCTGCATGACGTGCCGGTGAGAATCCACTCGGAGTGTTTAACGGGGGACATATTCCACTCCCTCAGGTGCGACTGCGGAGAGCAGCTGGAGAAGGCGCTGAAGAAGATAGACCGCGAGAACAAGGGCGTGCTGATCTACATGCGCGGTCACGAGGGGAGAGGAATAGGGCTGCTGAACAAGCTGATGGCCTACAGGCTGCAGGAGGAGGGCAAGGACACTGTGGAGGCGAACCTCGAACTCGGATTCCCGTCAGACATGAGGAGCTACGGCATAGCCGCGCAGATCCTGCTCGACCTCGGGGTCAGAAGGGTGAGGCTGATGACCAACAACCCAGAGAAGATAGAAGAGCTCAGAGCGTACGGCTTCGAGGTCGTGAGGGAGCCGATAGAGGTCGAGCCGAGCAGGGAGAACTTCATCTACCTGAAAACCAAGAAGGAGAAGATGGGGCACATGATATGCATAAACGACTGA
- the speD gene encoding adenosylmethionine decarboxylase: protein MVPVVETEGIHIIVEASGCDADVISDPKKIERIFKDAARHAKMTVKASYFFKFMPAGVSGAVIVAESHISIHTWPEFGYAALDVYTCGDSDPEKAVDYILEKIGAKHAHVSEVKRGIREEEGTYTHTILTWEEEF, encoded by the coding sequence ATGGTTCCCGTGGTCGAAACTGAGGGAATACACATAATAGTCGAGGCTTCAGGCTGCGATGCAGACGTGATTTCGGATCCTAAGAAGATTGAGAGGATTTTCAAGGACGCTGCAAGGCATGCGAAGATGACCGTGAAGGCCTCGTACTTCTTCAAGTTCATGCCTGCTGGCGTTTCTGGCGCCGTGATCGTAGCAGAGTCCCACATCTCGATACACACGTGGCCCGAGTTTGGCTACGCAGCCCTCGACGTTTACACTTGCGGGGACTCAGACCCCGAGAAGGCCGTGGACTACATTCTGGAGAAAATAGGGGCGAAGCACGCCCACGTTTCTGAGGTCAAGAGGGGAATAAGGGAGGAGGAAGGCACGTACACCCACACGATTCTGACATGGGAGGAGGAGTTCTGA